Proteins from one Juglans microcarpa x Juglans regia isolate MS1-56 chromosome 1S, Jm3101_v1.0, whole genome shotgun sequence genomic window:
- the LOC121246072 gene encoding cinnamoyl-CoA reductase 1-like, whose amino-acid sequence MMIYISEKDQVMPVLHHELGSSSVSGQTVCVTGAGGFIASWIVNLLLDRGYTVKGTVRNPEDPKNAHLKELDGAKERLTLWKADLLDYEGLKAAINGCAGVFHTASPVTDDPEQMLEPAVNGTKNVIMAAAEAKVRRVVFTSTIGTVYMDPTRNPDVVVDESCWSDLDFCKNTKNWYCYGKAMAEQTAWEESKEKGVDMVAVNPALVLGPLLQPTVNRSIIHILKYLTGSAKTYANSVQAYVHVRDVALAHILVFETPSASGRYLCAESVLHRGDVVEILLNFFPEYPIPTKCSDEKNPRAKPYKFSNQKLKDLGLEFTPVKQSLYETVKSLQQKAILPVPKQQEVSDLLKSSSRL is encoded by the exons ATGATGATCTATATATCCGAAAAAGACCAAGTTATGCCAGTACTTCATCATGAACTTGGCTCCTCCTCAGTTTCTGGACAAACTGTTTGCGTCACCGGCGCAGGCGGCTTCATTGCCTCATGGATCGTGAATCTTCTCCTAGATAGAGGCTACACTGTTAAAGGGACTGTGAGAAATCCAG AGGATCCAAAGAATGCTCATTTGAAAGAGCTTGATGGAGCAAAGGAGAGGTTAACTTTATGGAAAGCTGATCTTCTTGATTACGAGGGCCTCAAGGCAGCCATTAATGGGTGTGCTGGAGTTTTTCACACCGCGTCACCCGTGACCGATGATCCC GAACAAATGTTGGAGCCGGCAGTGAATGGGACGAAGAACGTAATCATGGCAGCGGCAGAGGCCAAAGTGCGACGGGTGGTATTCACATCAACAATCGGCACGGTGTACATGGACCCGACTAGGAATCCAGATGTCGTGGTTGATGAATCTTGTTGGAGTGACCTCGACTTTTGCAAGAACACCAAG AATTGGTATTGCTATGGGAAGGCAATGGCAGAGCAGACAGCATGGGAGGAGTCAAAGGAGAAAGGGGTGGATATGGTGGCGGTGAATCCGGCGTTGGTGCTGGGACCATTGTTGCAGCCAACAGTGAATAGAAGCATTATTCATATCCTCAAATACCTGACTGGATCTGCTAAAACATATGCAAACTCCGTTCAAGCTTATGTCCATGTCAGGGATGTTGCCCTTGCTCACATTCTCGTTTTCGAGACTCCCTCTGCGTCTGGACGATACCTTTGTGCTGAGAGCGTGCTTCACCGTGGAGATGTCGTCGAAATTCTTCTCAACTTCTTCCCAGAGTATCCAATTCCAACCAA GTGTTCGGATGAAAAGAACCCGAGAGCAAAACCCTACAAATTCTCCAACCAAAAGCTGAAGGACTTGGGTTTAGAGTTCACCCCAGTGAAGCAGTCCCTATACGAGACCGTCAAGAGCTTGCAGCAGAAGGCCATCCTTCCTGTCCCTAAACAGCAAGAAGTTTCTGATCTCTTAAAATCCAGCAGTAGGCTTTAA